The following are from one region of the Phormidium sp. PBR-2020 genome:
- a CDS encoding AarF/ABC1/UbiB kinase family protein produces MSALSEDSLPQSTRSERSPLDRSLSDHHRRPRGDRPLLPTASSYRWNRPNYSRNRRRVEIWSFVGRFLFDLWLNERKWSYWGGYSDAKLAARRRRLAIWIRETFLQLGPTFIKLGQLFSTRSDIFPAEYVEELSKLQDRVPAFSSELAYEIIQEDFGKPAQELYRYFDPVPLAAASLGQVHKAQLKSGEEIVVKVQRPGLKRLFDIDLGIARGVALYLQNHSKWGKGRDWMGIYDECCRILYLEIDYLNEGRNADTFRRNFRGVDWVRVPRVYWRYTSARVLTLEYRPGIKISHYEAIEAAGLDRKHLASLGAIAYLNQLLDHGFFHADPHPGNLAVSPDGALIFYDFGMMGQITSNLRQKLMELFFGVAQRDSDRVVQALIAVEALAPMQDLGPVRRSIQYILDNLMDKPFEEQSVEAITDDLYEIAYDQPFRFPATFTFVMRAFSTLEGVGKGLDPDFNFMEVAKPFAFDLMNQGREDYGNGILSELSRQASEVSSTALGLPRRIEDSLEKLERGDVRVRVRATETDRLLRRMSNMQMTTNYTLLVSALTLSATILVVSGEVWLAGGVAVLAIVLVIALLRLMTRINRADRF; encoded by the coding sequence GTGTCTGCTCTGTCTGAGGACTCCTTGCCCCAATCGACCCGCTCTGAGCGATCGCCCCTCGATCGCTCATTGAGTGATCATCATCGCCGGCCCCGAGGCGATCGCCCCCTACTTCCGACCGCTTCCTCCTACCGCTGGAACCGTCCTAACTACTCCCGTAACCGCCGCCGCGTTGAGATTTGGTCCTTTGTGGGCCGATTTCTCTTTGACTTGTGGCTCAATGAGCGCAAATGGAGTTATTGGGGCGGCTACAGTGATGCCAAATTGGCCGCCCGCCGTCGTCGCCTTGCCATCTGGATTCGGGAGACCTTCCTCCAACTCGGCCCCACCTTCATTAAACTTGGACAACTGTTTTCAACGCGATCGGACATCTTCCCAGCCGAGTATGTTGAGGAGTTGTCTAAACTTCAGGATCGGGTTCCCGCCTTTAGTTCTGAATTGGCCTACGAGATTATTCAGGAAGACTTCGGCAAACCCGCCCAGGAACTCTATCGCTATTTTGACCCCGTCCCTCTCGCAGCAGCCAGTCTCGGGCAAGTCCACAAGGCCCAACTCAAAAGCGGTGAAGAAATCGTCGTCAAAGTCCAACGACCTGGATTGAAACGACTGTTTGACATTGACTTGGGGATTGCGCGAGGAGTCGCCCTTTACCTGCAAAATCACTCAAAATGGGGCAAGGGTCGCGATTGGATGGGGATTTACGACGAATGTTGCCGCATCCTCTATCTGGAAATTGACTATCTCAACGAAGGACGCAATGCCGATACCTTCCGCCGTAATTTTCGTGGGGTGGACTGGGTGCGGGTTCCTCGGGTCTATTGGCGCTATACCTCCGCACGGGTGCTGACCCTGGAATATCGCCCCGGTATCAAAATTAGCCATTACGAGGCGATCGAGGCCGCTGGGTTGGATCGCAAGCATTTAGCCAGTTTGGGGGCGATCGCCTATCTCAATCAACTCCTCGATCACGGCTTCTTCCATGCTGATCCCCACCCCGGTAACCTAGCAGTAAGTCCCGATGGGGCCCTCATTTTCTACGACTTCGGCATGATGGGGCAAATTACCTCCAACTTGCGGCAGAAGTTGATGGAATTGTTTTTTGGGGTGGCTCAGCGAGATAGCGATCGCGTGGTTCAGGCCCTCATCGCCGTGGAAGCCTTAGCCCCCATGCAAGACCTTGGCCCGGTGCGGCGATCGATTCAATACATCCTGGACAACCTCATGGATAAACCCTTTGAGGAGCAGTCCGTCGAAGCCATCACCGATGACCTCTATGAAATCGCCTATGACCAGCCCTTCCGTTTTCCAGCAACCTTTACCTTTGTGATGCGTGCCTTTTCGACCCTAGAGGGGGTTGGCAAAGGTCTTGATCCCGACTTTAATTTTATGGAGGTGGCGAAACCCTTCGCGTTTGATCTTATGAACCAAGGACGAGAAGATTATGGCAATGGCATTCTTTCAGAACTTAGCCGTCAAGCCAGTGAAGTGAGTTCAACCGCCCTGGGACTCCCTCGGCGTATCGAAGACAGCCTCGAAAAGCTAGAGCGGGGCGATGTCCGAGTACGAGTGCGGGCGACAGAAACTGATCGCTTGCTACGACGGATGAGTAACATGCAGATGACAACAAATTACACTCTCCTTGTGAGTGCGTTGACGTTGTCCGCTACGATTTTAGTAGTCAGTGGCGAAGTTTGGTTAGCCGGAGGTGTAGCCGTCTTGGCGATCGTTTTGGTCATCGCCCTACTTCGACTCATGACGCGTATTAACCGAGCGGATCGCTTCTGA
- a CDS encoding serine/threonine-protein phosphatase gives MKPAFAGQTDKGLIRAVNQDAYHIDEAGRFFIVADGMGGHAAGQDASRIAKDAICHHLDLGYHSEEEPETLLRKAFIGANKAIMEDQLVHPENADMGTTAVAILLQSGPDGEMVQVWCANLGDSRIYRFRDGTLEQVTEDDTWVAQAIKAGVLPAEEAREHPWRHVLSQCLGREDMGELEIRALEVAPGDQFLLCSDGLSEELTDDRIAAELAASKDCDDAAARLIEAAKAEGGRDNITVVLVSL, from the coding sequence ATGAAACCAGCCTTTGCCGGCCAGACCGATAAAGGTCTTATCCGAGCTGTCAACCAGGACGCTTATCACATCGACGAAGCCGGACGCTTCTTCATTGTCGCCGACGGCATGGGCGGCCATGCCGCTGGACAAGATGCCAGTCGCATTGCCAAGGATGCTATCTGTCATCACCTCGATCTCGGCTACCACAGTGAAGAGGAACCCGAGACGCTTCTGAGAAAGGCGTTTATCGGTGCAAATAAGGCCATCATGGAGGATCAACTGGTTCATCCTGAGAATGCCGATATGGGGACTACTGCTGTGGCGATTTTGCTGCAATCGGGCCCCGATGGTGAGATGGTTCAAGTTTGGTGTGCCAACTTGGGAGACTCGCGAATTTATCGCTTCCGTGATGGAACCCTCGAACAAGTCACTGAAGATGATACCTGGGTCGCCCAAGCTATTAAAGCCGGAGTTCTCCCCGCAGAAGAAGCCCGAGAACATCCCTGGCGTCATGTGTTATCCCAATGTCTCGGCCGGGAAGATATGGGGGAACTCGAAATTCGTGCCCTAGAGGTTGCCCCAGGTGATCAATTCCTACTCTGTAGCGATGGACTCAGCGAAGAACTCACCGACGATCGCATCGCCGCAGAACTCGCCGCCAGTAAAGATTGTGATGACGCCGCCGCCCGCCTCATTGAAGCTGCTAAGGCAGAAGGAGGACGGGACAATATTACGGTGGTGTTGGTGAGCTTGTAG
- a CDS encoding NblA-related protein gives MDQPIQLSLEQQFSLRSFETQVAQMSHEQAQQFLLKLYEQMMLREVTYKNLLKHQWGIEPNGMS, from the coding sequence ATGGACCAACCGATCCAACTCAGTCTCGAACAGCAGTTTAGTCTGCGTTCCTTTGAAACCCAAGTGGCTCAAATGAGTCATGAGCAAGCGCAACAGTTCCTTCTAAAACTGTACGAACAAATGATGTTGCGCGAAGTGACCTACAAAAATCTACTCAAACACCAATGGGGCATTGAACCCAATGGTATGTCGTAG
- a CDS encoding universal stress protein — translation MFQNLLICTDLHDGLHRLVRFVPSLAASGIRKLVFFHSVRVDDDRGVPKVDKPAMEAARQHLSIAQENVPDGVEVEVVVESDRIVDNILHTIKTHECDLVLLGTDNKTLLNEKLFGSTTAELVERIKIPLLVVRPALMSTYTREELDLRCRHLLRYLLIAYDDSNTAKALVQQVIRVARDRPENSLDSCLLAWAIESKHRREIPQSQTLEDAQQILTTVKEELEQLNLTVATEVREKERLKAMMSLAMEYDISAIAVNSPSVPRLLEWSRPNFANLLLRRSWHPVLFFPDPD, via the coding sequence ATGTTTCAAAACCTTCTCATCTGTACCGATTTACACGACGGTCTACATCGCCTGGTTCGCTTCGTTCCTAGCCTTGCCGCGTCAGGAATCCGTAAACTCGTTTTCTTCCACTCCGTCCGAGTTGATGACGATCGCGGCGTTCCTAAAGTGGACAAACCCGCCATGGAAGCCGCTCGTCAGCATCTATCCATCGCCCAGGAAAACGTCCCCGATGGCGTTGAGGTCGAGGTGGTAGTTGAATCAGATCGCATTGTCGACAACATCCTCCACACCATCAAAACCCACGAGTGTGACCTGGTTCTTCTGGGAACCGACAACAAAACCCTCCTGAACGAGAAACTCTTTGGCAGTACCACCGCTGAACTCGTCGAACGGATCAAGATTCCCCTCTTAGTTGTCCGTCCGGCCTTGATGTCCACCTACACCCGAGAAGAACTCGATCTCCGCTGCCGTCATCTCTTGCGCTATCTCCTCATTGCCTATGATGACAGCAACACCGCCAAAGCCTTGGTCCAGCAAGTTATTCGGGTGGCCCGCGATCGCCCTGAGAACTCCTTAGACTCCTGTCTCCTCGCTTGGGCCATTGAGTCCAAACATCGCCGCGAGATTCCCCAGTCGCAAACCTTGGAGGATGCCCAACAAATTCTGACCACGGTCAAAGAAGAACTCGAGCAGTTAAACTTAACCGTAGCCACCGAAGTGCGCGAAAAAGAGCGACTGAAAGCCATGATGAGCCTGGCGATGGAGTATGACATCAGTGCGATCGCCGTCAACTCCCCGAGCGTTCCCCGCCTCCTAGAATGGTCTCGGCCTAACTTTGCCAACCTTCTCCTACGCCGCAGTTGGCATCCGGTTCTCTTCTTCCCCGATCCCGACTAA
- the psbZ gene encoding photosystem II reaction center protein PsbZ, with amino-acid sequence MFSLIFQFCLAALVLWSFIMVIGVPVAYASPQNWDQSKGLIWIGSGIWVALVLAVGVLNYLVV; translated from the coding sequence ATGTTTTCACTTATTTTTCAATTCTGCTTAGCTGCCCTAGTCCTCTGGTCTTTCATTATGGTGATTGGGGTTCCCGTGGCGTACGCCTCTCCCCAAAACTGGGATCAGTCCAAAGGACTCATCTGGATTGGCTCAGGCATCTGGGTGGCCTTAGTTCTCGCTGTGGGTGTTTTGAACTACCTCGTCGTTTAA
- the ribH gene encoding 6,7-dimethyl-8-ribityllumazine synthase, with product MAVFEGTFASVGPYRFAIVIARFNDLVTEKLLGGCQDCLKRHGIDVNPEGTQVDYVWVPGSFEIPLVARQLALKGNYNAIICLGAVIRGHTPHFDYVAAEVSKGVAAAGFQTGVPIVFGVLTTDTMQQALERAGIKSNLGWNYAMDALEMASLMSQIGGDSGMNPNPQALPNGEGRPLMRDASAH from the coding sequence ATGGCAGTTTTTGAAGGAACGTTTGCCAGCGTCGGCCCTTACCGCTTCGCTATTGTTATCGCCCGTTTTAACGATCTCGTCACCGAGAAACTGCTCGGTGGCTGTCAGGACTGCCTCAAACGTCATGGCATCGATGTTAACCCGGAAGGAACCCAGGTCGATTATGTTTGGGTCCCCGGAAGCTTTGAAATTCCCCTCGTCGCCCGACAACTCGCCCTCAAAGGTAATTACAACGCCATTATCTGCCTCGGAGCCGTCATTCGCGGCCATACTCCTCATTTTGACTACGTGGCGGCGGAAGTTTCTAAAGGAGTTGCGGCTGCTGGATTCCAAACGGGAGTTCCCATCGTCTTCGGCGTTCTCACCACTGACACCATGCAACAGGCCCTAGAACGAGCCGGAATTAAGAGCAATCTCGGCTGGAACTACGCCATGGATGCCCTAGAAATGGCCAGTCTAATGAGTCAGATTGGGGGAGACTCGGGCATGAACCCAAATCCCCAAGCCCTCCCCAATGGAGAGGGCCGTCCCCTGATGCGGGATGCGTCGGCTCACTAG